CGTTCTGGCTGTCCATCTCAATCCAGCGCACCGTGTTTTCCTGGAGCTCCGCGCTGGTGCACTCGGACAGGACATTTGCCAGCGAGGCCATGCGGTCTCGGCATGCGTTCAACTCGAGAATTTCCGTCATCAGCGGCGGCTCGGTGTCCTGGGGCCGCGACGGAATCCCCCGCAGCCTTCGGGACAAGTCGTCCAGCAGCCGCGCAAGCTGGCGCAGGGACTCCACCGTCGGCAGGGTGTGGTCCGTGTGCATCTCGCGCAGCTCAACGCGCTCCAGCACGGGCGGGGTCAGGCGCCATTTGATGTCCCGGCCAATCTGGCCACTCAGTTCCCCCGCCAGCCCCCGCATCGCGTTGAACCACGCCGTCACCGCCTGGCGCGCCGAGGCATAGGCGGGCAGGAGCAGGCTGTCCAGCAGGTCCTGGAACTTCTCAAACTCCGCCACGGCCACCTGGGGGCATTCCTTGGTGAGGCGCATGCGGATGAGCGGCAGCAGCCCCCGCTCGCGGTTGCCCTCGGTCCGCAGCAGCCGGCCCAGCAGGATGAGCGCCGCCGCGCGGGTGGCCGACACGCCCATGTACTCTGTGGCCGAGTCCTCGATGGCGTGGGCCTCGTCCAGGATGACCCGGTGGTACACCGGAAGCACCGCCATGGAGGTGAAGTCGTTCGCCTCCTTCTTCAGCGCCAGGTCCGAGAAAAGCATGTGGTGGTTCACCACCAGCAGGTCCGCGCGGCCCATGGCGCGCCGTGCCCGCCCCACGAAGCACTTCTGCTGGTTCGGGCAGCGGCTTCCCGGACAGGTGTCCGCCTCGCTGTTCACTTTCTCCCAGAGTTCGCGCCCCGGCACGAAGGGGAGGTCCGACAGGCTCCCGTCCTCCGTATGCTCCGCCCACTCGGCGATGGCCTCAAGGCGCTGCCGGGTGGACTCCTCCTCGAAGAGGGTCATTTCCGAAAAGGCCCGCTCCATCTTGCGGCGGCACAGGTAGTTGTTGCGCCCCTTCACCAGGCAGGCCTCGAAGTCCTCCCCCAGACACCGCCGCAGGAGCGGGATGTCCTTGAACATGATCTGCTCCTGCAGGTTGATGGTGCGCGTCGAGACCACCACGCGCTCCTTGTTCCGCAGCGCCCAGACCAGCGCGGGCAGCAGGTAGGCCATGGTTTTGCCCACGCCCGTGGGCGCCTCGATCACGGCGAAGGTGTCCGTGTTGAAGGCGTCCGCGATGGCCTCCAGCATCGCCGCCTGCTGCGGGCGCACCTCGAAGGACTGAAGATGCCGCGCCATTGGGCCGTTGGGCCGAAACATCGTCTCCAGTTCGCGGGGCTTGAGGAGGGCGGCCTTCTTCTGGGTGAACGGTTCGACCACCACATAGACCGTGTGCGCCTCGTTGTCCACGATGAACATGCCGTGGCCGTGCGCCCCGTACATCGAGGCCAGGGTCAGATCGGGACTGCTTGGCGTCAGGTCGCCCGAGGGGTGGTTGTGCACCACCACGTCCCGGATGTCCAGCCCCTCGAAGAGCGCCGGAACCGCCGAGGCGTTTCCCCGCGCCAGCACCCGCACCCGTTCCACCCTGCCGTCGGGCGCGAGCGCCCCGGCAAAGAACACCTCGCGCCCACCCGCCTCATGAATCGCCTCCTGCAGGCCGGCCAGCGCCTCCGGATGAAACCGGTTCAGGCTCTTCTCTCCGCTAAAAGGGGGCATGTGTCTCCCGTTCGGGGTGGTTCAGGGGTGTTTGCGTCGCGCCGCCGGGACACCCCCGGCGGAATGCACATATCCTACCCCGAACGGCCTGTTCGCGCCAAATGGGGCGCGGACAAAAACTGTTTGGAGGGGCTTCCTTTGGTACACTGTCCCAAACAGGACAACAGGAGCCTACACCATCATGGTCACGATGTTTGCGTTGCTTTGTCTGATGCCGGGGCTGGGGGCGCCGCCGGAAGTGGTTTCCGGGGACGATCTGGAGTGGCTGCGCGCCCTGGCGCTGGACACGCTGGAGGCGTCCCGAGTCCGGCCCGGTGAGATTGTGGCGGGTGTGGGTCCGAACACTTCGGGTGCGGTGCTCATTCGTCCCGGCGGCCGCGCCGCCTACCCCGCCTTCTGGATTCGTGACTACGCCATGTCCCTGGAGTCCGGGGTGGTGCCGCCGGAGGAGCAGCGCCATGCCATCGCCGTGACGGCGGCGCACCAGGTGGACCAGTTGGTCACCCTGCCCTCGGGGAGCACCCTGCCCGCCGGTTCCATTCCCGACCATGTCTCCTTTGGCGGGGTGCCCATCTATTTTCCCGGCATCCTGGAGGAGTATGACCGGCAGGGGGGCGAAAACTGGGGCATGATTCCCTGTCTGGACGACCAATTTTTCTTCATCCACATGGTCTCCCGGTACCAGTGGCCCGCCCGTGACCCGGCCCTGCTCCGGGAGCAGTTCAACGGAAAACCCCTGTTTGCCCGGTTGGAGGCGGCCTATGCCATGCCGCCCCATGACCCTGAAACCGGACTGGTGCGGGTGGATGCGTCCAACCGTGGTGTGAACTTCGGCTTCTTTGACACAGTGTTTCACACAGGCGACTTGTTTTTCTGTTCCGTCCTCAAATGGCGCGCGGCGCGGGAGATGGCCGAACTGGCCCCCCTGGCGGACAGTCCGGACCGGGCCGGGCATTATCAGGAGGAGATGGAACGCCTCGCCGCGGCGCTGCCCCGCGTGTTTCAGCGGGAGGACGGCTGGTTTTCAGCCAGCACCGGAAGCAGCGCGCAGCCCGATGTCTGGGGCACCGCCTTTGCGGTGTACACGGGCGCGGTGACGGGTGAGCCGGCGCAACGCGCCTGTGCGGTTCTGGCGAAAGCCCTCCGGGACGGCACCATTGCCTGGGAGGGCGGCATCCGGCATGTTCCAACAGACATGGATTACTCCCCCAAGTCCGCCTGGGAGAAATGCCTCGCCGCAAAGAACACCTACCAGAACGGGGCCTACTGGGACACGCCGGTTGGCTGGGTGGCCTATGCGGCGGCGCAGGCCGACCCGGATGCGGCTAAAAGGCTTGTGGAGGCGTATTTCCGGCAGTTACGGGAGGATGATTTCAGGAAAGGGGACGCCTTCGGCGCGCCTTGGGAGTGCCGTCATGCGGAGAAAAACCACCGCCAGAACCCCGTCTACCTCACCAGTGTGACCGCGCCCCTGGCGGCGTTCAACCGCCTAACGGTGAAGTAGGGCGGCGGTTATCCCCCCAGCGCCTCCAGCTCCGCCCAGCGGGCGTAGAGCCGCTCGACCTCCTGCCGCACGGTCTGGAGGCGGGCCAGGGTTTCGTTCACACTTCCATGGCCCTGCTCGTAAAAGCCCGCCGCCTGAACCTCCGCATCGAGGCGCTCCAGTTCGGCCTCGGCCTCCAGAATGGCTGCCTCCATGCCCGCCGCCTCCTGCTTCTCCTTCCAGGTGAGTTTTCGCGACCCGCCGTTGGCGGTGGCGGAGCGGGGCGGGGCGGGGGACGCAGCCGCCGTCTCGCGGCGCAGGATTTTGGCGTCCTCCTCTTTCCGGGCGCGGTAGAGCAGGTAGTCGTCGTAGTTCCCGCGAATCTCGATCACCTTTCCGTTGTCCTCGAAGACCAGCAGGTGCGTGCAGACCCGGTTCAAAAAGTAGCGGTCATGGCTGACGATGAGCGCGCAGCCGTCGTAGGCCAGAATGGTCTCCTCCAGCAGGCGCAGGGTGAACAGGTCAAGATCGTTCGTCGGCTCGTCCAGCACCAGGAAATTACCGCCGCGCAGGAGACGCTTGACCAAGTCCATGCGGTTGCGCTCGCCCCCGGAGAGGTTGCCCATGGGCATGTTGGCGCTTTCCCGGTCATAGAGGAACTTCTCAATATAGGCGGGCACAAAGAGGCGGTGTTTCCCAATTTCCCAGAAACGCGCCCCCTCGGAGACGAAGTCCAGAATGCTTTGGGCCGGGTCCACCTCGTCGTGGTGCTGGTCCAGGTAGAGGAAACGGGTAGAGTCGCCTATGACCACCTCGCCGGACTTGGGCCGCTCGCGACCCATGAGCACGCGCAGCAGGGTGGTTTTTCCCGAGCCGTTCGGCCCGATGATGCCCACGCGCATGCCCTTCTGCATGAAAAACGAGAACTGGCGGAAGAGCGGCTGGTCCCCGTAGCCGTGGGAGATTTGCCGGGCCTCGAGGATGTTTTTTCCCAGATGCTCCGGCTCGGGGATTTCAAAAAGGAAGTCGCGGTGCTTCGGCGGCGGCCCCTCCTCCACCGTGTCCATGAGCCGGTCAATGCGGGCCTTCTGCTTGGTGCTGCGTGCCTGGGCACCGCGCCGGTACCAGGCGAGTTCGCGGCGGATGAGCGACTGCCTGTTGTCCTCGGCGCGGGCGCGGTTCTCCTCCACGTCGCACTTGTACTCCAGAAACCGCGCGTAACTCCCCGGAAAGGACCACACCCGGCTGAATTCCAGCTCGACAATGCGGGTGACAATGCGGTCCAGGAAATAGCGGTCATGGGTGACCAGCACGCAGGTGCCCTCGTAGCGTTCCAGGTGCGACTCGATCCAGGCGACGCTTTCCGTGTCTATGTGGTTGGTGGGCTCGTCCAGCAGGAGGATGTCGGGATGCTGGATGATTTTTGTGGCCAGGTCCACCCGGCGCAGTTCCCCGCCGGAGAGGCCGCCCAGATGCCGGTCCTCCGGGGGCAGCCGCAGGGCCGTGGCCACGCGCCGAATTTCCTGGTCCGGATGCCAGGCGTCGGCGAGGTCCAGGGCGTGGTGAAGATGGTCGCACTCTTCCTGCACCTCCCGGTACTCCCAGCAGTCTCCGGGGAGGTGGCTGAGGCGGCGCACGGCGTCCTCATAGTCGCGCAGCAGGCCCGTGAGCGCCGCCGCCGCCGCGCGCAGCGCGTCGCCCACGGTCTGGTCCATGTCGAGTCCGCACTGCTGGCGCAGCAGGGCCACGCGCATGCCCTTGGTGACGGTCACCTCGCCGCCGTCCAGCGGCTCCTCGCCCGCCATGATCCGCATCAGGGTGGACTTGCCGCAGCCGTTCCGGCCGATGAAGCCCATGCGGTCGCCCTCGTTCAGTGTGAGGGAGACATCCTGCAGGACCGGCTGCGCGCCATAGTATTTGGTGGCGTTGATGACGCTCAGGACGGGTTTTGGCGGGGACTGGGGGGGCATGTGGCCTCAATGGGAAAGGGTGTGGGTGCGGATGTTAATTTCGGGCGGGCGCGGCCGTCACAGCCAGCGCTCGAACCACTCGTCCGCCACATCCAGGGTTTCGGGGGTGAAATCCTCCCCGTCATGGTGCGTGTAGAGGTCCAGCGCGCTTTGCGCCCCGAGCAGCTTGTAGATTTTACCGGCCAGCGTGACCGCCTTTTGACAGCTCTTTGGGTTGGTGTGAATCGAGTTCGACAGGGACGTGATGACCTGCACCGCAGTCGGGGCGGCCAGGGCGAGGATATGTTCCCAGTCCAGGGGGAAACTCCCGCCGGGTCCGGTTGCGGAGAATTTGGGCACGAGGGTGACCGGCGGGCTGCCCGGCCATTGGCCGGGGGTCTTGTCCGTCGCCAGCCGGGTAAAGGCGGAACTGGCGACACAGGCTTGCACCCGGTCGTCAAAGGCGGCCAGCAGCAGCGCGTTGAAACCGCCCAGACCGTGGCCGATGACGCCGATGCGGGTGGCGTCCACCCGCTTGACCTCCGCGAAGACGCCCACGGCCTGCATGTGGTCCGACAGGGCCTTTGCGGCCAGACTCATGCCGGGGTTTTCCTTGTGGAAGAAATCCGCGTCAAAGTGCTCCCGCTTGGCGGGGGTGCGCTCGCCCGCGGCGGGCATGTCCACGGCCAGCGTCGCGTAGCCCCGCTCGGCGTAGTGCTGCGCGAATGCCAGGCGGTGGTTTCCCTCGAAGCCCGCCGGCTCGTCCTTGCCGTGGGGGGTCAGGCCATGGCAGCAGAGGATGCCGGGCACCTCCTCCTTGCCGTCGGGCGAGAAGAGCCAGCCGCTCACGGTCTCGTCGTCCGTGACGCTGAAGATGACCCGTTTCCGCGTGATACCCCGGGTTTCGTTCTCCTCGATCACCTTGATCTGGCTGTCCTGCGGGTGCTTGGGCATTTTCCCGAGGGCCTCGCGCAGGGCCGCCTCTATCGCCTTGCGGGTTTCCGGCCAACCCATCAGGCTGGATGTTTTTGAAAGGTCAATCATGGGCTCTTGCACTCCCGAATAGTCCGACATCATGTGGCCCCCACAGGATAAGGCCCGGAGGGGGCCGGGTCAAATTGTCCATGTCCCGCGCCGCGCCGCGTGAACGCGCCCGCCGGTTTCGCTATAATCTACCCGCACGGCACCGGTCGCGGCAAATGAGGCATTCGCGTTTCCATCTAAAGTTTGGGCAATGCAGGACGAAAAATCAAACAGCACCCCCGCGGAACGGCACGCCCGTCTCAAAGCCGAGATAGGGCGGCACAATCTCCTTTATTACCAGAAGGCCGCCCCGGAAATCACCGATTTGGAATTTGACGCCCTGCTTAGGGAACTGCAGGAGCTTGAGGCGGAGCATCCGGAGCTGGTCACGGCGGATTCGCCGACGCAGCAGGTCGGCGGCGCGCCCTCCGGCAAGTTTGCCGCAGTCGCCCACACGGTGCCCATGCTCTCCATTGACAACACCTACAACGAGGGGGAGTTGCGGGCTTTCGACCAGCGGGTGCGCAAGGGGCTGGAGGGGGCGGCTCCGGAGTACTTTGTCGAGTTGAAACTGGACGGGGTCTCCATCAGCCTGCGCTATGAGGAGGGGGAACTGGTCCGCGCCGCCACGCGCGGCGACGGGAAAACCGGGGACGATGTGACGGAGAATGTCAAAACCATCCAGGCCCTGCCGAAGCGTCTTCAGGGTGCGCCCGCCTGGATGGAGGTGCGCGGCGAGGTGTACATGACTTTCCCCGTTCTTGAACGGCTCAACCGCGAGCGTGAGGAGGAGGGGCTGGAGCCCTATCGCAACCCGCGCAACACGGCGGCCGGCACGTTAAAACTGCTGGATTCACGCGAGGTGGCCCGGCGCGGTCTGGAAATCGCCCTGTACGACATTGTGGAGTCCTCCGAGCCGCTGGCGGCGGACCATGCGGGCATCATGGAGCGGCTGCGCGGCTTCGGCCTGCCGGTCAACCCCCACGGAAAACTGTGCGCGGACATGGACGCCGTGCTGGCGATGTGCGGGGAATGGCGCGCGCGCCGCTTTGACCTGGACTACGCCACGGACGGCATGGTGGTGAAGGTGAACCGACTGCGGCAGCGTGAAATCCTGGGCGCCACAACCAAGGCGCCGCGCTGGATTATCGCCTACAAGTTCCCCGCCGAGACGGTGCGGACACGCCTGCTGTCCATCTCCGTGCAGGTGGGCAAGTCCGGGGCGCTCACGCCGGTGGCGGAGATGGAGCCGGTGCTGCTGGCGGGCAGTGTGGTGAAGCGGGCGACTTTGCACAATTTTGAGGACCTGGCCGCGAAGGACCTCCGGCCCGGCGATTTGGTGGAGGTGCAGAAGGCCGGGGAAGTCATTCCCCAGGTGCTGCGGCACATTCCGGAGGAACGCCCCGCCAACGCCGTGCCTTTTGCGGTTCCGGCACATTGCCCGGACTGCGGCAGCACCGCGCACCGGGACCCCGAGGGGGTATACCTGCGCTGCCTCAACCTGTCCTGCCCCGCGCAGATCAAGGGGCGGTTGGAGCATTTTGCCAGCCGCAAGGCCATGGACATTGACGGTCTCGGGCCGGCCCTCGTCGAACAACTGGTTGAAAGGGGGCTTGTCCGGGACCCCTCCGACCTGTTCCGCCTGGAAAAGGGGCAGATTCTTGGGCTGGAACGGATGGGGGAGAAGTCTGCGGAGAATCTGCTGGCCGCGCTGGCGGCGGCGAAAAACCGCCCGCTCAGCCGGCTCCTCTTCGGCCTGGGCATACGGCACGTGGGGAGCCGAACGGCGGAGATTCTGGCGGAGCGGCACAACACCCTGGAGGCGCTGGCCGCCGCCCCACTGGAGTCCCTGACAGAACTTCGCGACATTGGGGACATTGTCGCCGCCGGAGTGCGCGAGTTTTTTGACGTGGAGGAGAACCACGCCCTGCTGAAACGGCTGGAGGACGCGGGGCTGCGCCTGTGGGAACGCGGGGAGGACGAGGTGCCGGACGCAGGCCCGAAGCCTTTCGCGGGCATGACCTTTGTGGTCACGGGCACCCTGGATCGGGCCACCCGCGACGAGGTCCATGAACGCATCAAACGTCTGGGCGGGCATCCGGCCACCAGCGTGAGCAAGAAGACCACCTATCTGGTGGCGGGCTCCGATGCGGGCTCGAAGCTGGAGAAGGCCCGGACGCTTGGCGTGGCGGTGCTGGACGAGGCCGGTTTCGAGGCGCTGGCCGCCCGGGCCGGGGAGGGTGGCGCATGACCGAGCACCGCGTCGAGTGTCCGGAGCGGCTGGACAAGGAAAACGGGCGCGAACTGTTCGCCGGAGTCAAAAAACTGCGGCCCGCGCGGGGCGACTCCGCCCTGCTGAACCTTGCGGCCACGCGCGAGATGGACTCATTCGGCGGCGCATGGCTCATCCGCGCGGCGCGCCATCTCAGGACAAGGGGTGTCTCAGTCCGCTGGGAGGGCCAGACCGGCGGTGTGGCGGAGTTCATGGTCATCCTCGAGCCGGGCCTGAAAATGGGCGAGCCCCCCAAGCCGCATTTCCCCTGGTTTCTGGAGGCCATGGGCGGCGGGGCCATCAGTTTCGCCGCGGAGTTCAGGCAGTTTATGAGCCTGTGCGTGGACGCGCTGTACTGGACGGTTCTCGCCCCCTTCGAGGGGCGGGGGTTCCGGTTTTCCGCCTTTGTGGACGAGTTGAACGAGATGGGCGTGCGCGCCGTGCGCATTGTGTGCCTGATGAACTTCCTCATGGGCCTGATTATCGCCATGCTCTCGGCGAAGCAGGTCGAGGCCTTCGGCATCCAGATTTATGTCGCCAACCTCATCATCATCGCCTTCGCCCGCGAACTGGGGGCCGTGACCACCGCCGTGGTGGTCTCGGCCCGGACCGGCGCGGCCATCGCCGCCGAGATTGCCACCATGGAGGTTCAGGAGGAGATTGACGCCCTGCGCGGCATGGGCATCAACGTGGTGCAGTATCTTGTCTCCCCCAAGCTGCTCGCCCTGCTAGTCGCCCTGCCCTGCCTGACGGTGCTTGGCATGCTTTCCGGCACCCTGGGCGGCGCCCTGTGGGGGGTCGGCGTGCTTGGTTTCCGCCCCTCGATCTGGTACAACCAGACCCTGGGCGCGGCGGACCTCAGCGATTTTACCCAGGGAATGCTCAAGTCCCTGTCCTTCGCCGTGGCCATCGCCCTCATCGGCTGCCACAACGGCTTCCGGGTCACCGGCGGCTCGCGCGGCGTGGGGCAGATGACCACCCGCGCCGTGGTCATGGACATTTTCATGCTGATTTGCATTGACATCGTGTTCGCAACCATATTCTACTACCTGCTGGATTAGGCCGACGTCATGGAAAACACCGCAAACAAGGAGGATGTCATCATCCGGGTCCGCGACCTGGTCACCCATTACGGGGAGACCAAGGTGCTGGACGGAATCACCTTTGACGTGCACCGGGGCGAGATTTTCATGGTGGTCGGCGGGAGCGGCTGCGGAAAAAGCACCCTGCTGAAGCACCTTTGCGGCCTGCTGCGGCCCACTTCCGGGAACATCATTTTCCAGGGCCGGGACATCGCGGGCATGGACGAGGACGAACTGGCCGTGATGCAGCGGTCCATCGGCATCGCCTTCCAGTCCAGCGGACTCTTCAACTCGATGACCGTGGGCGACAATGTCGCCATGCCCATGCGCGAGTACGGTCTGGTGGACCCGGAACTGACGGACTCGCTGGTGCGTATGAAACTCAGCCTGGTCGGCCTCTCCGCCGCCCAGCACCTCATGCCCAGCGACCTTTCGGGCGGCATGCGCAAGCGCGCCGGACTGGCCCGGGCCATGGCCGTGGACCCCGCGCTGGTGTATTTTGACGAGCCCTCGGCGGGTCTGGACCCCATCATGGCGGCCGGGTTGGACGAACTGGTGATCAAATTGAACCGGATTCTGGGCATGACCTTCGTCATCGTGACGCACGAGCTGGACTCGATCCGGCTGGCGGCGCACCGGGTGCTCATGCTGGACCGGGGCAAAATCGTCTTTCTGGGCACGGTGGAGGAGGCGGAGCGGTGCGACGTGGAGCGGGTGCGCCAGTT
The DNA window shown above is from Candidatus Hydrogenedentota bacterium and carries:
- a CDS encoding ATP-binding cassette domain-containing protein codes for the protein MENTANKEDVIIRVRDLVTHYGETKVLDGITFDVHRGEIFMVVGGSGCGKSTLLKHLCGLLRPTSGNIIFQGRDIAGMDEDELAVMQRSIGIAFQSSGLFNSMTVGDNVAMPMREYGLVDPELTDSLVRMKLSLVGLSAAQHLMPSDLSGGMRKRAGLARAMAVDPALVYFDEPSAGLDPIMAAGLDELVIKLNRILGMTFVIVTHELDSIRLAAHRVLMLDRGKIVFLGTVEEAERCDVERVRQFFERRPDEYIDQRQLAG
- a CDS encoding ABC-F family ATP-binding cassette domain-containing protein, with protein sequence MPPQSPPKPVLSVINATKYYGAQPVLQDVSLTLNEGDRMGFIGRNGCGKSTLMRIMAGEEPLDGGEVTVTKGMRVALLRQQCGLDMDQTVGDALRAAAAALTGLLRDYEDAVRRLSHLPGDCWEYREVQEECDHLHHALDLADAWHPDQEIRRVATALRLPPEDRHLGGLSGGELRRVDLATKIIQHPDILLLDEPTNHIDTESVAWIESHLERYEGTCVLVTHDRYFLDRIVTRIVELEFSRVWSFPGSYARFLEYKCDVEENRARAEDNRQSLIRRELAWYRRGAQARSTKQKARIDRLMDTVEEGPPPKHRDFLFEIPEPEHLGKNILEARQISHGYGDQPLFRQFSFFMQKGMRVGIIGPNGSGKTTLLRVLMGRERPKSGEVVIGDSTRFLYLDQHHDEVDPAQSILDFVSEGARFWEIGKHRLFVPAYIEKFLYDRESANMPMGNLSGGERNRMDLVKRLLRGGNFLVLDEPTNDLDLFTLRLLEETILAYDGCALIVSHDRYFLNRVCTHLLVFEDNGKVIEIRGNYDDYLLYRARKEEDAKILRRETAAASPAPPRSATANGGSRKLTWKEKQEAAGMEAAILEAEAELERLDAEVQAAGFYEQGHGSVNETLARLQTVRQEVERLYARWAELEALGG
- a CDS encoding alpha/beta fold hydrolase; translated protein: MIDLSKTSSLMGWPETRKAIEAALREALGKMPKHPQDSQIKVIEENETRGITRKRVIFSVTDDETVSGWLFSPDGKEEVPGILCCHGLTPHGKDEPAGFEGNHRLAFAQHYAERGYATLAVDMPAAGERTPAKREHFDADFFHKENPGMSLAAKALSDHMQAVGVFAEVKRVDATRIGVIGHGLGGFNALLLAAFDDRVQACVASSAFTRLATDKTPGQWPGSPPVTLVPKFSATGPGGSFPLDWEHILALAAPTAVQVITSLSNSIHTNPKSCQKAVTLAGKIYKLLGAQSALDLYTHHDGEDFTPETLDVADEWFERWL
- a CDS encoding ABC transporter permease, whose product is MTEHRVECPERLDKENGRELFAGVKKLRPARGDSALLNLAATREMDSFGGAWLIRAARHLRTRGVSVRWEGQTGGVAEFMVILEPGLKMGEPPKPHFPWFLEAMGGGAISFAAEFRQFMSLCVDALYWTVLAPFEGRGFRFSAFVDELNEMGVRAVRIVCLMNFLMGLIIAMLSAKQVEAFGIQIYVANLIIIAFARELGAVTTAVVVSARTGAAIAAEIATMEVQEEIDALRGMGINVVQYLVSPKLLALLVALPCLTVLGMLSGTLGGALWGVGVLGFRPSIWYNQTLGAADLSDFTQGMLKSLSFAVAIALIGCHNGFRVTGGSRGVGQMTTRAVVMDIFMLICIDIVFATIFYYLLD
- a CDS encoding DEAD/DEAH box helicase family protein, with product MPPFSGEKSLNRFHPEALAGLQEAIHEAGGREVFFAGALAPDGRVERVRVLARGNASAVPALFEGLDIRDVVVHNHPSGDLTPSSPDLTLASMYGAHGHGMFIVDNEAHTVYVVVEPFTQKKAALLKPRELETMFRPNGPMARHLQSFEVRPQQAAMLEAIADAFNTDTFAVIEAPTGVGKTMAYLLPALVWALRNKERVVVSTRTINLQEQIMFKDIPLLRRCLGEDFEACLVKGRNNYLCRRKMERAFSEMTLFEEESTRQRLEAIAEWAEHTEDGSLSDLPFVPGRELWEKVNSEADTCPGSRCPNQQKCFVGRARRAMGRADLLVVNHHMLFSDLALKKEANDFTSMAVLPVYHRVILDEAHAIEDSATEYMGVSATRAAALILLGRLLRTEGNRERGLLPLIRMRLTKECPQVAVAEFEKFQDLLDSLLLPAYASARQAVTAWFNAMRGLAGELSGQIGRDIKWRLTPPVLERVELREMHTDHTLPTVESLRQLARLLDDLSRRLRGIPSRPQDTEPPLMTEILELNACRDRMASLANVLSECTSAELQENTVRWIEMDSQNEQWVRVVRCPLDVGKPLAEWVYEHLKTMVMTSATLTVERRFDYLFHRLGLNLMPEGRVSPLMLDSPFDHREQAMVCIPTDMMDPADRSFLDESVESIRQVLKMTRGHAFVLFTSFYALNHSFRSLEEELRRAGITPLCQGKATRTQLLDEFRRDMSSVLFATDSFWEGVDVAGEALQCVILPKLPFRVPTEPILEARAEAIEAAGGNAFMEYSVPQAVIKFRQGFGRLIRRRSDWGAVVILDKRVITKYYGRIFLKSLPDVPIIRTPRDGVYNALETFFNQRREQG
- the ligA gene encoding NAD-dependent DNA ligase LigA gives rise to the protein MQDEKSNSTPAERHARLKAEIGRHNLLYYQKAAPEITDLEFDALLRELQELEAEHPELVTADSPTQQVGGAPSGKFAAVAHTVPMLSIDNTYNEGELRAFDQRVRKGLEGAAPEYFVELKLDGVSISLRYEEGELVRAATRGDGKTGDDVTENVKTIQALPKRLQGAPAWMEVRGEVYMTFPVLERLNREREEEGLEPYRNPRNTAAGTLKLLDSREVARRGLEIALYDIVESSEPLAADHAGIMERLRGFGLPVNPHGKLCADMDAVLAMCGEWRARRFDLDYATDGMVVKVNRLRQREILGATTKAPRWIIAYKFPAETVRTRLLSISVQVGKSGALTPVAEMEPVLLAGSVVKRATLHNFEDLAAKDLRPGDLVEVQKAGEVIPQVLRHIPEERPANAVPFAVPAHCPDCGSTAHRDPEGVYLRCLNLSCPAQIKGRLEHFASRKAMDIDGLGPALVEQLVERGLVRDPSDLFRLEKGQILGLERMGEKSAENLLAALAAAKNRPLSRLLFGLGIRHVGSRTAEILAERHNTLEALAAAPLESLTELRDIGDIVAAGVREFFDVEENHALLKRLEDAGLRLWERGEDEVPDAGPKPFAGMTFVVTGTLDRATRDEVHERIKRLGGHPATSVSKKTTYLVAGSDAGSKLEKARTLGVAVLDEAGFEALAARAGEGGA